The Malus sylvestris chromosome 14, drMalSylv7.2, whole genome shotgun sequence genome segment ttgtttgttttgtctaATGCTTAttgtatcaattttttttagttgagaTCGCAAATTACTGAATGAATTGGTATATTATCTGAAGGCACGCCGAGCATTTTGGGCCCTCAAAGGAATAATAAGGTTACAGGCACTTATCCGGGGGCACCTGGTTCGGAGACAAGCTGTTACTACTCTGTTCAGTGTGGCGGGCATTGTCAAGTGTCAGGCACTTGCTCGTGGAAAACGGGTGAGACAGTCTGATGTTGGGCTGGAAGTGCAAAAGATATGCAGTGTGATGCCTCTGGTAAAATGCCTCAAATACTTGGTCGTttatcaattacaatttgttacTGTCATCTTTGAACAAGGGATGTCACAGTCCCCTTCTTTTCTCCATCCCCAAATAGCTTTGGAACTGCTATTGGATAATATGCGAAGACATCTAGGTTCATTCACCCGCCACGTTGTTGCTAATATCATTAGGCTAGATATTTTTTTAGATTCCTTAGCGCCACTTTTTAATTATATTCCTCATATAGATTGTCTATCAGGAGGGCAAGCTAGTGAATCCTGTTGGAGTTAATACTTCAGTTCAAATGGCAAAGCTGTCAGCAAATGTTTTCATTCTCAAGGTAAGTTCAACATTGTAACAATGGTCTAGATTTGAATCATAATTTGTCATATCGGTTTCTGTGTCCCTATCCGGTTTGTATGAGATGTTCTAACAGTTTGGTTTTCTCTTTTCAGCTTCTTGCTTTCTCACCTACTGTGATGCCTCTGAGTTTGCAATATGAACCCGGGAATCCAAATTCAGTTTCAAACTGGTTGGAACGATGGTCAGCAACCCATTTTTGGAAACCAGTTCCCCAACCAAGGAAAGTTCTAGATTCAAAATCTCAGAGAAAGCACCCGGAGGCTCAAACAGGCAGGGTAAAGCGCAACAGCCGGAGGCTTTCTTCCGCAAATGTTGAAAGTGTCTCAGTGCAAGCAACCTCTGAATTTGAGAAACCCAAGCGTAACCTTAGGAAAGTTCCTAGCCATCCTACAGATGCAGTGCAGGAAAACCCACAAGTTGAGCTTGAAAAGGTTAAGCGTAATTTGAGGAAGGTTCATAGTCCCATTGTAGAGAACTCTGTGCAGGCAGAAAGTGAAGCTGAGGGTATCAAACAGAGTTTGGAAAAGGCATCAAGCACTTTGGTTCCTGATGTTCTTGAAGGCACCGGTAACTCTGTCGGGAAGTTTAAGAAAGAGCTAACCTGGATTTCATCCAGTCGGCCTGATACAGAAATAACTCCTGAACCATCGGCACCAAAAGAGGTATTTAACCTATCATCTATTGATCAAGCTGCAGAAGATCTGAAGCCTTTGACAGATAGCACTAGTAAAGATGTGAATACACCTAGCGCTGAAGCTCCAATTGAGTCGAAGATTTTAACAGAGAGCAATGGTCAGGATGAAAATATCTCATCCTCAAACGGGGTTTTGAGCCACAAGGAAGATTTAACAACCAATGACAACCAGAAATCTATCAGGAAAGTTTCTACTCCAGCAAAACAAGAACGTTCGGAGAATGGGTTGCAAAGCAGTCCAACAGTACCAAGTTATATGGCTGCAACTGAATCTGCAAAGGCAAAGCTGAGAGCACAAGGCTCCCCTAGGTTGGCACAAGACGTGACTGAGAAAAATAACTCTACTCGTCGTCATTCTCTGCCATCAGCAACTAATACCAACATCAGCTCACAATCGCCAAGGATGCATCGACTTGTTCAAACAGGTGGCAAAGGAGGAAACAAAAGTGACAAACCTCGGGCAACTTCAAGAGATGGAATTGGTATGCTTTCGCATCCTTAATAGACTGATTCTTGCTTTCCAATTCTACATTGATCTGGAAGATGGGGCATAATCTTTCAAACCCGTCGATACATATGCATTGATGCATTGCTTTATTGTTCTTCACAAGGAAGTTCATCTTTTTAATTCTCTATTAGAGTTCTCAACGTGCACGATGATTTACCTTATAAAGGGTTGAATTTTGTTTCTAGTACCAATCACCttggttcttgtttgactttgCAGGAAAGGTAACCCAAACGGAGTGGAGGAGGTGATCTATAAGGTGATTTTCAATATAAAGTGTCAGTCATTCTTCTCAGTTCTTTATTTTACGCATTTTGTGATTCGAAGTGTTGTTAAACTGTAACGTCGTCTGTAGTTTAGAAGGCTGTGGTCATCAGCCAAGAGCCTCTCGTGATTTGTCCGCGTTTGTGATATTTGATGAGTGAATGTACATCATAGGTTTCATGCATTAAGTCTCGGACATGGTTGGTTTATTCAGTCTTACGACGCGATTTCTGGCCATTCGTAACGTGTATTGTATAGAGGATTATCGGTTTATCTGCACCTTTCGTGTATGCTCTGCTCCATGCTGCGAACTTGATCATTTGTAATGCTTGCAAGTGACTGACTGATTCTGTATTTTGTTGTGCCTTTGAGTTTCTTGCACAGCTTGTACACTCAAAAAATGCCAGGGAACACTTGTACACATCCGCGTTTAATTATGGTTGTTGATTCCGTTTGATTTACTAATCTGATGACCATAAATATTGGAGAGTATTTGTGGAGTTAAAAAGGGTGCGTAAAAATCACTTCTTGAGAAATATTGGGGAACTTTTATGTGGTTTTTTActaacttcttttcgaacgactccactcaaagttgtttgggagcatatgctcctatcaactttacccgggacacacaaaagaagtactttgatcctattagacgggggagggtgaagaagctaggacagaagggtagagttcaagagagcaaaatgcgtttaggaacgtggaatataggaaccttaacgggaaaatctatggaagtagtggaagttatggtgaggagaaggataaatattatgtgcctacaagaaactaagtgggttggtagtaaggcaaaggatctagaaaactcagggtttaaactttggtattcgggcacaaatagaacgagaaacggtgttggcatcatcgtggacaagaccttggtacaagatgttgtagatgtcaagagggtaggagatagaatcatggcaatcaagattgtaataggacaagaacttatcaatgtgattagtgcgtacgcacctcaagtagggttggatacgagttcgaaggagaaattttgggaagatcttggagacttggtgcaaggaattgctcagacggagaagttatttataggaggagatttaaatggacacgtgggcagggagacaggcaactatggaggttttcatggtggccatggttttggggagagaaacgaggatggggaagctatcttggattttgcaatggcatatgatctcttcttagccaacaccttctttaagaagagagaagaacatgtgatcacctacaagagtgggtcgtcaaaaacacaaatagattttcttctaatgaggaaaggggatcgtataacttgtaaggattgcaaagttataccaggagagagcgtggctaatcaacatcgcttgttggtgatggatgtacatatcaaaagagtaagacaaaagaacaagacttggaagtgcccaaggactagatggtggaatctaaaagaagaaaaacaagcaattttcaaagagaaggtaatcacccaatgtgtgtgggatagagagggggaagctagccaaatgtgggattccatggctagttgtatccgaaaagtagcaaaagaggtattaggagagtccaagggctttgccccacaccaaaaggaatcttggtggtggaatgaggaggtacaaacaaaggtgaaggctaagaaggaatgttgtaaagccttatacaaggagaggaccgatgaaaatggtgaaaggtatagaaaagcgaagcaagaggcgaagaaagctgtcagagaagctaagttagcggcttacgacgatatgtataaacgactagataccaaagaaggagagttggatatctataaactatctagagcaagggaaaagaagacaagagacctaaaccaagtgaggtgcatcaaggatgaggatggaaaggttcttgctacagagaacgcggttaaagacagatggagaggttattttcataatcttttcaatgaaggacatgaaatgagtgcttctttaggggagttgagtaactc includes the following:
- the LOC126599849 gene encoding protein IQ-DOMAIN 31-like isoform X2, whose amino-acid sequence is MGKSPAKWIKTVLFGKKSSKAGIPKGREKITNQKEVVIAARATGADYSSDPPVAFHETTNTIDNNRDLELENKETPSVLSDGGPGIQSTETQGSAPQDVAHDPERIRQEQAATKAQAAFRGYLARRAFWALKGIIRLQALIRGHLVRRQAVTTLFSVAGIVKCQALARGKRVRQSDVGLEVQKICSVMPLEGKLVNPVGVNTSVQMAKLSANVFILKLLAFSPTVMPLSLQYEPGNPNSVSNWLERWSATHFWKPVPQPRKVLDSKSQRKHPEAQTGRVKRNSRRLSSANVESVSVQATSEFEKPKRNLRKVPSHPTDAVQENPQVELEKVKRNLRKVHSPIVENSVQAESEAEGIKQSLEKASSTLVPDVLEGTGNSVGKFKKELTWISSSRPDTEITPEPSAPKEVFNLSSIDQAAEDLKPLTDSTSKDVNTPSAEAPIESKILTESNGQDENISSSNGVLSHKEDLTTNDNQKSIRKVSTPAKQERSENGLQSSPTVPSYMAATESAKAKLRAQGSPRLAQDVTEKNNSTRRHSLPSATNTNISSQSPRMHRLVQTGGKGGNKSDKPRATSRDGIGKVTQTEWRR
- the LOC126599849 gene encoding protein IQ-DOMAIN 31-like isoform X1, whose product is MGKSPAKWIKTVLFGKKSSKAGIPKGREKITNQKEVVIAARATGADYSSDPPVAFHETTNTIDNNRDLELENKETPSVLSDGGPGIQSTETQGSAPQDVAHDPERIRQEQAATKAQAAFRGYLARRAFWALKGIIRLQALIRGHLVRRQAVTTLFSVAGIVKCQALARGKRVRQSDVGLEVQKICSVMPLIVYQEGKLVNPVGVNTSVQMAKLSANVFILKLLAFSPTVMPLSLQYEPGNPNSVSNWLERWSATHFWKPVPQPRKVLDSKSQRKHPEAQTGRVKRNSRRLSSANVESVSVQATSEFEKPKRNLRKVPSHPTDAVQENPQVELEKVKRNLRKVHSPIVENSVQAESEAEGIKQSLEKASSTLVPDVLEGTGNSVGKFKKELTWISSSRPDTEITPEPSAPKEVFNLSSIDQAAEDLKPLTDSTSKDVNTPSAEAPIESKILTESNGQDENISSSNGVLSHKEDLTTNDNQKSIRKVSTPAKQERSENGLQSSPTVPSYMAATESAKAKLRAQGSPRLAQDVTEKNNSTRRHSLPSATNTNISSQSPRMHRLVQTGGKGGNKSDKPRATSRDGIGKVTQTEWRR